The following proteins are encoded in a genomic region of Gymnogyps californianus isolate 813 chromosome 19, ASM1813914v2, whole genome shotgun sequence:
- the PIRT gene encoding phosphoinositide-interacting protein, whose protein sequence is MEIPPKSPDGSEKSPQSKELLTSNTASTLCISSRSESVWTSASRSKWDIYHKPVIVVSVGAAVFLFGMVITSLSCIQTKNKNVYKMCGPAFLSLGLMLLVCGLVWIPIIRKKQKQRQKSQFLQSLKSFFFNR, encoded by the coding sequence ATGGAAATTCCCCCCAAGAGCCCTGATGGGAGTGAGAAGTCTCCTCAGTCCAAGGAGCTGCTGACCAGTAACACAGCCAGCACCCTCTGCATCAGCTCCCGGAGCGAGTCCGTCTGGACCAGCGCATCCAGAAGCAAGTGGGACATATACCACAAGCCTGTCATTGTTGTGTCTGTCGGAGCAGCCGTCTTCCTCTTCGGGATGGTCATCACCAGCCTGTCTTGCATCCAAACCAAGAACAAAAACGTTTACAAAATGTGCGGCCCAGCTTTCCTGTCCTTGGGACTGATGCTCCTCGTTTGTGGCCTTGTCTGGATCCCCATCATCcggaagaagcagaagcagagacagaagtcACAGTTTCTGCAGAGCCTCAAGTCCTTCTTCTTTAACCGCTGA